The following is a genomic window from Bacillota bacterium.
TTTTTTATGTACGCAGCGGCCGTGTGCGCGGCGGCCGAGACGGTCAGACGGTCAGGGTCAGGACCCAGCCGCGACCCAATCGCGGCCTGCCTGAAACGGCTTGCGCGCGGCCGCGTCCCGTCCCGGTCGCCGTTGCGCCTTGCGTCGCACCGTGCGCACCGCACTTGTGTGCCCGAACGCCCTCCGGGTGCGCTCCGGGCGCGCTTCGTTTACGAGCGCCGCGCCAGGCGGGGCGCCCCGCCTCGTGCCCACGCCAGCCTTTGCGCCTACTACAGACAGGGAAGCGAGACAACGAAGCGCCCACCTGTCGGCCTCGCCGCGTCCTTGCCTGATGCTACCTGTCTCGCCCCTTGTGGACGGTGTGGTGTGCTTGAGGCGGACCGGGCCAAGACGATACCCATATCCATATCCATGTATCCCCAGGCGAGTGACATCAGTAGACAAAGACCAGCCCACACAAAAGAAAATACCCGCGCTGAAAGAAGGAATTCCGCCACATGCGTTGAATCAATGATATGACACCGATAGACACAACATCTTCTCGCCAGCCGCATTCCGGCAGTGGGAGCTCAAGACATGGCAACCATATACGATGTCGCCAAGAAGGCAAACGTTTCCGTGAAGACCGTGTCGCGCGTGCTGAACAGGAGTCAGCTGGTCAGGCAAGAGACGCGCTCGCGCGTTCTAGCGGCTATGGCGGATCTCGACTTCCACCCCAACTCGGCGGCCCGCAGTCTCAGGCAGAAGCGGACCGGCGCGATCGGGTTCGTGGTTCCATTCGGGTCGGATTTCGTGTTCCACGATCCCGGCATGATCGAACAGATCAAAGGGGCCCTTGATCTCCTCAACGAGCGCGGCTACGACATGGTGCTGTCAGTGCCGACGAATCGGGACGATGCTCTTAGAGAGGTCGTTCGGCTGACGAAGCGGCGCAACGTCGACGGGGCCATATTGTACGGGATGACAGGAGCCGATAGCATAGTGAAGGAGCTTTCAGAGAAGGGGTTCCACTTCGTGTCGCTGGGCTACTGTTACCCCGAGCAAACCCACAATTTCGTGGAGATCGACGCGGTGGCCGGGGGCATCGCCGCCACCCGGTACGCGATCTCCCTCGGCCACACGCGTATCGGGCTCATCAAGGAGCCCAGCAATTTCCTATTGCCCAACAAGCGGAGCATCGCCGAAGGCTACAAGACCGCGTTGGAGCAGGCAGGTATCCCGTATGATGAGCGTCTGGTCCGGGAAGGGGACTATACGGTTAGCGGAGGGTACTGGGCCGCGCTTCGCCTCCTCGACCACGATGAGCACGCCAGGGTATCGGCCATCATCTGCAGCAGCGACCCGACCGCGCTGGGTGCCCTCCGTGCGCTCCGTGAGAGAGGCCTGGTCCCGGCGTCTGGAACACAAAACGGTTTCCTGCTCTTGGCCGGCGACTGCCTTCCCTCCACGAGATTCATCGAGCCGTCGTTGGGCGGCATACAAGCGCCCCTATACGAGCAGGGGCGCCTCGCCGCCGACATGCTTGTGTCCGTGATATCTGAGGGGCGCGATGTGCCTGGGATCGTGCTGAAGCCGACCATGCTGGTACCCGCGTGACGGGGTTTTTTGACCGATGGAATGACATCGATGGACAGCCACAATTCGCTTACCGAGCGGGGGTCTGTCTCCTGTGGAACAAAGGGGGGGGTGAGGAGTTGGAGGCGCAGGTTCGCTCGCGCGCAAGTGCCGCAGTGGGAAGGGCATCGAGGGCTCTCGCCTGGAGACGGACGCTGCCTTATCTGCTGATTGCCCCCGCTCTTCTCGGCACGATCTTCGTTCATGTGATCCCCATCGTCTGGGGCGTGTTTATTAGCTTCCGGAACCTTGACATCTACACGA
Proteins encoded in this region:
- a CDS encoding LacI family transcriptional regulator, whose product is MATIYDVAKKANVSVKTVSRVLNRSQLVRQETRSRVLAAMADLDFHPNSAARSLRQKRTGAIGFVVPFGSDFVFHDPGMIEQIKGALDLLNERGYDMVLSVPTNRDDALREVVRLTKRRNVDGAILYGMTGADSIVKELSEKGFHFVSLGYCYPEQTHNFVEIDAVAGGIAATRYAISLGHTRIGLIKEPSNFLLPNKRSIAEGYKTALEQAGIPYDERLVREGDYTVSGGYWAALRLLDHDEHARVSAIICSSDPTALGALRALRERGLVPASGTQNGFLLLAGDCLPSTRFIEPSLGGIQAPLYEQGRLAADMLVSVISEGRDVPGIVLKPTMLVPA